From the Streptomyces sp. Sge12 genome, the window GGCCGGTCTCGATCGTCAGCGGTCCCACCGTCGCAGGTTCCGTCTTGAGCACGGCGCCGGGGCTGAGCCGCAGCTCCGGCTCGTCCGTGCGCACCTCGACGGTGACCTCACCCTTGATGCCGTGGGCGCGGCCGATCCGCGCGACTACCAACTCCACTGTGCTCTTCCCTTGCTGCGGCGTGGTTGCTCAGATCAATGGTCGCTCCTGCCCGGGGGCAGAAACGACTCGGGCCGGGGCGGGCGACCTACGCCCTCCCCGGCCCGTGCCGGTGATTCAACTGCTCAGCGGACCTGGTCCACGTCGACGAGGTCGACGCGGATGCCCCGGCCGCCGATGGCGCCCACGACGGTACGCAGAGCACGTGCGGTGCGGCCGTTGCGGCCGATCACCTTGCCGAGGTCGTCGGGGTGGACCCGGACCTCGAGCACCTGCCCGCGGCGCAGGTTGCGCGAGGCGACCTGCACTTCGTCGGGGTTGTCCACAATGCCCTTTACGAGGTGCTCAAGAGCCTCCTCGAGCATGATCAGGCCTCGGTCGACTCGGCGGCGGCCTCAGCCTCGTCCGCCTTCTTGTCGGCCTTCTTCGCCTTCTGCGTGATGGCCTCGCCCTTGCCCTCGCCGATGCCCTCGAGGGCCTTGGCGAACTCGTCGAAGGAGCGACGCTTGCTCTCCTTCGTCTCCGGCTGCAGGAGCGGCGCGGGGGCGGGGAGACCCTTGTGGGCCTGCCAGTCACCGGTCAGCTTCAGGATGGCGAGCACAGCCTCGGTGGGCTGGGCGCCGACGGACAGCCAGTACTGCGCACGCTCGGCGTTGACCTCGATGCGCGACGGGTTGTACGTCGGGTGGTAGATACCGATCTCTTCGATCGCGCGACCGTCCCGGCGGGTGCGGGCGTCGGCGACGACGATGCGGTAGTGCGGCTGGCGAATCTTGCCGAGGCGCTTGAGCTTGATCTTGACTGCCACTGGAGTGGTGTCTCCTGAACTTGACGTGGTTGGGCACATGAGATGCCACGTGGGGTTGCGGTACTCGGGTGCCCGATGGACGCGTCAGCCGGAGGAGAGAGGGGTCCTATGCGACTGTCGAGTACAGCTAGCCATTGTGCCATACGCCTGCGGCGGCGTCGGCCGG encodes:
- the rpsP gene encoding 30S ribosomal protein S16 codes for the protein MAVKIKLKRLGKIRQPHYRIVVADARTRRDGRAIEEIGIYHPTYNPSRIEVNAERAQYWLSVGAQPTEAVLAILKLTGDWQAHKGLPAPAPLLQPETKESKRRSFDEFAKALEGIGEGKGEAITQKAKKADKKADEAEAAAESTEA
- a CDS encoding RNA-binding protein codes for the protein MLEEALEHLVKGIVDNPDEVQVASRNLRRGQVLEVRVHPDDLGKVIGRNGRTARALRTVVGAIGGRGIRVDLVDVDQVR